The following proteins are co-located in the Camelina sativa cultivar DH55 chromosome 12, Cs, whole genome shotgun sequence genome:
- the LOC104732781 gene encoding uncharacterized protein LOC104732781, with protein MGFSKKSQFDGGLESDGKKWVIAGISIRATLKPVKTKQLRAPPEIKAEVEEDCYKEKDEECSTTPTAKEAKIPEILKCPPAPRKRRPVSKCRSNAVREFFTPPSDLEAVFIRRR; from the coding sequence atggGGTTTTCGAAGAAGTCTCAATTCGACGGAGGTTTAGAATCCGACGGGAAGAAATGGGTTATCGCCGGAATTTCGATTCGGGCGACGTTGAAACCGGTGAAGACGAAACAACTCAGAGCGCCGCCGGAGATTAAAGCCGAAGTTGAAGAAGATTGCTACaaggaaaaagatgaagaatgtTCGACGACACCGACGGCTAAAGAAGCGAAGATACCGGAGATACTTAAATGTCCACCGGCGCCGAGGAAACGTCGGCCGGTGTCAAAATGTCGGAGTAACGCAGTTAGAGAGTTCTTTACGCCTCCTTCTGATTTAGAGGCTGTGTTCATACGCCGACGTTAG